ACCTCGATATGGGACCGCTCGCCTCCGCAGACCAACTCGAGAAGGTGCTACGATACATTGAGATCGGTCACAAGGAGGGCGCTACACTTGCGACCGGTGGGAACGCTCTTGACCGAGATGGGTTCTTCGTCGAACCGACGGTATTCACAGACGTCGAGAACGATATGCGCATCGCGCAAGAGGAGATTTTTGGTCCCGTACTCACAGTAATCCCATTCACCACCGAGTCGGAGGCGCTCGAAATAGCAAACGACGTGGAGTACGGACTGGTCAGTGGCATCTTCACAGACGATATCAAGCGGGCCCATCGATTTGCCCAACGCCTCGAAGCCGGTAATGTATACATCAACAAGTGGTTCGGCGACACGAATCAGACTCCGTTTGGTGGTTACAAAAAAAGCGGTATCGGCCGTGAAAAGGGGCTAGATGCGCTCGAATCATATTTGCAGACAAAAAATATCGCTGTGAATATTGCAGATGACGATGAATTGGACCTCCCTGGTGCCTGATTTCTCGATACGTGACATCCTTTTCGGCGTAGTTACCGGAGATTTTCTCCTTATGGCGAAATGACCTTGAAAAGTCTGTTTTACAGGTAGCAGTTAATCAATGCGTTGTCACCAGACAAGACTGGATGAATTATCCCAAGTATATTTATATGATTATATTGCTAATGTTCCTCCCTAAGTTCGAATACTGTCCGATACTTTGATGGATCGGTACGATAACTATTGTCTATGATGTTGGATAACAAAACAGCCGTCATTACCGGTGCGGGATCCGGAATGGGCCGGGCGACAGCCCGCCTGTTCGCGGAGCGTGGCGCTCGCGTCGCCGTTGTCGATCTTGATGACGATGCTGCTATCGAGACTGTTTCGAATATCGAAGACACTGTAAGTGAAAACACGGCTGTCGCGATAACTGCGGATGTCTCTGATCCAGCGGACGTAGAGTCGTTTATCGAGCAAACCATCGAAGAGTTTGGGAGCATTGATATTCTCCACAACAACGCCGGAATCCCCCAAGAGTCAACCCCGATTGAGGACGTGACCGAACAGACGTGGGACCGTATCCAGGACGTGAACCTGAAGAGCGCATTCCTTGGCGCTAAGTACGCCGTTCCCCATATGCGCGAACAGGGAGAGGGCGTCATTCTCAACACGGCATCTACGGCAGGTATTCGTCCTCGAACAGGCCTTTCAGCGTACGCTGCCTCCAAAGGAGGGATGATAACCCTCACGAAACAGCTGGCGCATGAACTCGCTGAGGACGGGATCAGAGTGAACGCTATCTGTCCGGTCGCAACAGACACCGACATGCTTCCGGAATTCGCGGGTAACAACCTGAGCGTCGACTCGATGGCTAAAACCATCCCTTTAGGTCGACTAGCCAAACCAGAAGACACCGCCAGCGCAGCCGCCTTCCTTGCTAGCGACGAGGCATCAATGGTGACAGGGACTGTACTCGAAGTGGATGGAGGACGGGATATCTAATATGGTTACCAAACAAGCCATCTACGATGCAGTCGACGACCGTGAGGATCAGATCGTCGAGTTTGTACGTGAATTTCTTGCCGTCGAAACAGAGAACCCACCCGGGAGGAACTATCGAGAGGGCGCAGAATTTCTTGCCAGCGAACTAACTAACCGAGGTTACAACGTCGAGACAGTTACCGTTCCCGAGGAAATCGTCGCAGAGCATTATCCCCAACGGGTAGATCACGAGCGCGTAAACGTACTGGGACGAAAAACAGGCGAGCTATCTGGACCGGATATCCACTTTACGGGTCATTTCGACGTCGTTCCTGCGGGGGAAGACTGGAGCTATGACCCTTACGATCCGGCTGTTGAAGGTGGTCGTATCTACGGGCGAGGCGCCAGTGACATGAAATCTGGTATCGCAGCAAGCCTCTTCGCCATCGATGCGCTCGAAGCTACCGGCATTGAAATTCACGGATCGGTCACCCAGAGCATGACCGTGGACGAAGAAACAGGTGGGTTCACCGGACTTGGATATCTCGTCGACGAGGGATACATTTCCTCGGAGAACACTGATCACTGCATCTACACGGAGTGTTTCGATTCTTCCAGAATATGTCTCGGTCATCGAGGCGTACTGAAATTCCACGTCACTTCCCATGGTGTGAAGTCCCACGGCTGCATGGCTCATGAGGGATCGAACGCCGTCATGGCGATGAATGATTTCCTCGGACGAATCGATGAATATGAGGATGAACTTCACGCCCGCACAACCGATCTCTCGGTCACGCCACCAGAGTCACGCAGCGCAGACATCTCGGTGACGATGATCGATGCTGGTTACTCCGAAAATGTCGTTCCCGACCGGTGCCAGGCGACATTCTATCGAGTTCTCGTTCCTGGTGAGTCCATTGAGAGCGCCCGCAAAGAGATACGCGACCTGATAGACGGTGCTGAATCGGCGACGGGCCAGACGTTCGAGTACGACGAAATCATGTTCGCTGAGCCTGCAAGTGTCCCGGCAGACTGCACAGTTAGCCAAGCGTATACGGAGAACATTCTCGAGTTCTATGATGAAACCAATCCCGTGGTCTCGCCCGGCTCTGACGACCAGCGGTTCGTCGTCAACAACGCGGGTATCGAGGAGTGCATCGTCTACGGTCCTGGGCTGCTTGAACAGGCCCATGTTGTTGACGAATTTGTACCGATCGACGAGATCATAACCGCGGCGAAGGTAATGGCCGCGTCGACAGCTGATCTGATGGGTGCCACCGAGTCATTTATTGACAGCTAAAATCGTAGGGTTAAGGAGATAAGCGATCATTTTTCTGATACCATACTGCAGGCAGTGTAATTACAATTTAGAGTCAGTACTCCGCTCTGGAAGGTAAAATGACCGTCGCCAACCCAGAAGAATATTTGTCCTCTGGTAATCGTGCTGGTCTCCGATTACTCCTCGAAGATTTTTTCTTCTACTTTGTCACGTTGTTCGCAAGCTCAAGTGCCGCGTTCGCCAGAACAGTCGCCGCTTCGTAGCAGTCGTTCCAACTGGTGAATTCTGCCGGTGAGTGGCTCTTGCCGCCCTCGCTGACTGCAAACACCATGCTGGTGTCGCAGACTGATGCAAGATGAGTCGCATCGTGGCCTGCACCGCTGATCAATTCGAGGTATCGGCAGTCGCGATTCTCAGCTGCCTGACGAACAGCGTCGACAGGGCGATCTGAGAAAGAAATAGCTGGCGCACGCATGCGTTCTTCGGTCTCGTAATCGACTCCTTCCCGTTTAGCCACATGCTCAGCCTCCTCAAGTACCCGCTGGTACGCTTGCTCGACGACTTCGTCGTCGGGATCGCGAAATCCCCATGTTACCGTCACTTCACCAGGGATGACGTTGATGGAGTTTGGTTTGGTATCGACGTAACCGACGGTCCCAACAGTCTGATCGCCGAGTGTCCCAGGAATGCGTCGAATCGCCGTAATCAGATCCGCGGCCGCTACAAGAGCGTCACTACGGTGATGCATCGGTGTCGGTCCGGAGTGATCTGCCTCGCCATGGAAAGTAACTGCACCCCATGTGAATCCGACGATACCGGTGACGACCCCAACGTCTGCGCCGGTCTCAGCGAGCTTCGGCCCCTGCTCGACATGGAGTTCGAGATAAGCTTCGTACTCGGAGTCTGGTTCTGCCGGGATGTCTCCCCGATAACCGATGTTATCGAGCGCTTCGCCAAGCGCAACACCGTCGTCGTCCGTTTTTGAGCGTTCGACCTCAATGTCATGTGCGCCGGCCCAAACGCCGCTGCCTTGCATTGCCGGCTGGAAACGAGATCCTTCTTCGTTCGTCCAGTTCACGACCTCAACGGGTCGAACCGTCTCGATATCTTCGTCATTTAGCGCGCGGACAAACTCTAGGGCCGCGACCACGCCGAGTGCCCCATCGTAGATACCACCGTTTGGCTGGGAATCAAGATGCGAGCCTAGTAACACTGGTGCAGCATCAGGATTGCTCCCTTTGCGTCGGCCGAATATATTACCGAATTCGTCGATGCGGACTGTGAGTTCGGCTGCCTGTAGCTGGTCGACAAACCAGTCTCGGATTTCGCGATCGGACTCAGTGAGCGCAAGTCGGTGCAGGCCGCCGTCCTCGGTGGCGCCGTATGTTGCCTGCTCTTCCATCGTCGCAACGAGGCGATCATGGTCAATCTGGAGCGTCATGCTGAACCACCTAATTGATGGATTCCATAAGTAGCTTCACAAGGATGCCCACATGTAGCGCGCAGTTTCCGGTTTGTGAGATCGATAATTACACTGGAGTCAGTTTGCGTGTGCTCCTGCGAACGCGC
Above is a genomic segment from Natronorubrum aibiense containing:
- a CDS encoding SDR family oxidoreductase, which translates into the protein MMLDNKTAVITGAGSGMGRATARLFAERGARVAVVDLDDDAAIETVSNIEDTVSENTAVAITADVSDPADVESFIEQTIEEFGSIDILHNNAGIPQESTPIEDVTEQTWDRIQDVNLKSAFLGAKYAVPHMREQGEGVILNTASTAGIRPRTGLSAYAASKGGMITLTKQLAHELAEDGIRVNAICPVATDTDMLPEFAGNNLSVDSMAKTIPLGRLAKPEDTASAAAFLASDEASMVTGTVLEVDGGRDI
- a CDS encoding ArgE/DapE family deacylase — protein: MVTKQAIYDAVDDREDQIVEFVREFLAVETENPPGRNYREGAEFLASELTNRGYNVETVTVPEEIVAEHYPQRVDHERVNVLGRKTGELSGPDIHFTGHFDVVPAGEDWSYDPYDPAVEGGRIYGRGASDMKSGIAASLFAIDALEATGIEIHGSVTQSMTVDEETGGFTGLGYLVDEGYISSENTDHCIYTECFDSSRICLGHRGVLKFHVTSHGVKSHGCMAHEGSNAVMAMNDFLGRIDEYEDELHARTTDLSVTPPESRSADISVTMIDAGYSENVVPDRCQATFYRVLVPGESIESARKEIRDLIDGAESATGQTFEYDEIMFAEPASVPADCTVSQAYTENILEFYDETNPVVSPGSDDQRFVVNNAGIEECIVYGPGLLEQAHVVDEFVPIDEIITAAKVMAASTADLMGATESFIDS
- a CDS encoding Zn-dependent hydrolase; translated protein: MTLQIDHDRLVATMEEQATYGATEDGGLHRLALTESDREIRDWFVDQLQAAELTVRIDEFGNIFGRRKGSNPDAAPVLLGSHLDSQPNGGIYDGALGVVAALEFVRALNDEDIETVRPVEVVNWTNEEGSRFQPAMQGSGVWAGAHDIEVERSKTDDDGVALGEALDNIGYRGDIPAEPDSEYEAYLELHVEQGPKLAETGADVGVVTGIVGFTWGAVTFHGEADHSGPTPMHHRSDALVAAADLITAIRRIPGTLGDQTVGTVGYVDTKPNSINVIPGEVTVTWGFRDPDDEVVEQAYQRVLEEAEHVAKREGVDYETEERMRAPAISFSDRPVDAVRQAAENRDCRYLELISGAGHDATHLASVCDTSMVFAVSEGGKSHSPAEFTSWNDCYEAATVLANAALELANNVTK